One stretch of Paenibacillus sp. AN1007 DNA includes these proteins:
- a CDS encoding YafY family protein has product MNKTERLHHMLRFINQKQHFTLTDLMQEFHISKRTALRDIASLEEMGAPIYVEYGRYGGYRLLQQMQLPPISFNTDELHALYFAMQALRSFSSLPFQTTFHSVHEKFMAALSDRQRENIVNIQRLVTFKHTEQIKDSSHLELLLKAAVQQEVIQITYPDQNTNAKPSRAIVPFGNKEAAHENAEHPQINSFVQDELQKEGAGPMFRTNISTRIIQPLELYASRGYWYCHAYDLEKKAYRVFRCDRMASAALTDTAPVSHLAHLQSGHLHSLWKASEAAVSFRCRLNEAGIELFQQNHYPSMRLEEQDGDPLLVGTYEPHELDFIVNYLAGYGKSIQIIEPLTLKESLRQYYMNLLDHI; this is encoded by the coding sequence TTGAATAAAACAGAACGTTTACATCATATGCTTCGCTTCATTAATCAGAAACAGCACTTCACCCTGACGGACCTGATGCAGGAGTTTCATATATCCAAACGAACCGCTTTACGGGATATCGCTTCTTTGGAAGAGATGGGAGCACCCATCTATGTGGAATATGGACGTTATGGCGGATATCGGCTGCTTCAGCAGATGCAGCTGCCTCCGATTTCTTTTAATACGGATGAGCTTCATGCCTTGTATTTTGCCATGCAGGCCCTGCGCAGCTTCTCCAGCCTGCCTTTTCAGACGACATTTCATTCTGTCCATGAGAAATTCATGGCGGCACTATCAGATCGGCAGCGGGAGAATATTGTTAATATACAGCGACTTGTCACCTTTAAACATACCGAACAGATCAAAGACAGTTCCCATCTGGAGCTTCTATTGAAAGCTGCGGTGCAGCAGGAAGTGATTCAGATTACGTATCCTGACCAAAACACGAACGCGAAGCCGAGCAGAGCCATCGTTCCATTCGGGAACAAAGAGGCTGCTCATGAGAACGCAGAACATCCCCAAATCAATAGTTTTGTGCAGGATGAGCTGCAAAAAGAGGGCGCTGGACCCATGTTCAGAACAAACATCAGCACCCGTATCATACAGCCCCTTGAGCTGTACGCTAGTAGAGGATATTGGTATTGTCATGCGTATGATCTGGAAAAGAAAGCTTACCGTGTATTTCGCTGTGATCGAATGGCATCGGCTGCACTAACAGATACGGCACCTGTCAGCCATCTTGCCCACTTACAAAGTGGACATTTACATTCCTTATGGAAAGCATCTGAAGCTGCGGTTTCGTTTCGATGCAGGTTAAATGAAGCCGGTATAGAGCTGTTTCAACAAAATCACTACCCGTCCATGCGGCTTGAAGAGCAGGATGGGGACCCTCTGCTCGTCGGAACTTACGAACCTCATGAACTGGATTTTATCGTGAACTACCTCGCCGGTTACGGCAAGTCCATTCAGATTATCGAGCCTCTCACGTTGAAGGAATCACTGAGACAGTATTATATGAATTTGCTGGATCATATTTAG